A genomic segment from Lutzomyia longipalpis isolate SR_M1_2022 chromosome 3, ASM2433408v1 encodes:
- the LOC129793537 gene encoding ribosome-recycling factor, mitochondrial: MLSSIRSCSRILPHLRQAIVLQKFPTELPGISYRRCISLTQRWDKSKDKKKDKKPGKVEINEEILREHVKYEALLGQMEKAIENLKEDYIRNISLRSSTGALEELKVRVDGKEHKLQELGQIIRKNPQVIVINLSGFPQTIPAVLGALQKSGMNLNPQQDGTTLFVTVPPVTKEHREQLAKGAKALFIKCRDTIRTAQNDTVKKIRKSGSISEDVGFSIQQQVVAIGDKFVAEAEKIHDVKHKELLGDRK; this comes from the coding sequence ATGTTGTCATCAATTCGTAGCTGTTCAAGAATCCTCCCACATCTCAGGCAAGCAATTGTCCTGCAAAAATTCCCCACAGAACTTCCGGGAATCTCCTACCGGCGGTGTATCTCACTCACACAGCGTTGGGATAAGAGTAAGGACAAGAAGAAGGATAAGAAGCCGGGAAAGGTGGAGATAAATGAGGAGATTCTGCGGGAACATGTGAAGTACGAAGCATTGCTGGGGCAGATGGAGAAGGCAATTGAAAATCTCAAGGAGGACTACATCCGGAATATTTCTCTGCGTTCCTCAACGGGCGCACTGGAAGAGTTGAAGGTTCGCGTGGATGGGAAGGAGCATAAATTGCAGGAATTGGGACAGATTATCCGGAAGAATCCACAGGTGATTGTGATAAATCTCAGTGGATTCCCGCAGACTATTCCCGCCGTGTTGGGGGCACTGCAGAAGAGTGGGATGAACCTCAATCCACAGCAGGATGGGACGACGCTCTTTGTCACTGTGCCCCCCGTGACGAAGGAGCATCGTGAGCAGCTCGCCAAGGGGGCAAAGGCGCTCTTCATCAAATGCCGTGATACCATCAGGACGGCCCAGAATGACACAGTGAAGAAGATCCGCAAATCCGGGAGTATCAGTGAGGATGTTGGCTTCAGCATTCAGCAGCAAGTTGTGGCAATTGGGGATAAATTCGTGGCAGAAGCAGAGAAAATTCACGATGTGAAGCACAAAGAGCTTCTTGGGGACAGGAAGTAG